The genomic stretch GATTGCAATCAGCTTGGCATCTACGTCTGCATCGAGTTGTGAGCCTTTCGGCGCGATGACGCTAACTTCGTGTTGCCGGTGCGTCAGAGCCCGAATGATATGGTGCAAGGATACATCAACTCCACCACCTTCACCTTGGCCGATGGGTTTGACGGGTGTTGTCACAATAAGAACTTTCAAACCGAGTACCTTTACGTTAATTCAACGGTGTGTTGATACAGCAGGTTGGAATTTCGGGCTCTGTGGGTAGTTAGATCAAATGTGGACGAAAGGTTTCCGTGACAGTGTAAATGGAATGCATTTACATTCAGATCTAGCGTGTTTTTGGTTGCGCAAAATGACCGTATTTAGCCACATTACAGCATCTGAACAGATTGTCGGTCAGCATCAGTGAAGGCGGCAATCAGGGAGTAATGCAAGAAGCCAGTTGAGGATGACAGGTAATCTTTTAGCCAGTATTTCAGCAGCTCTACGCCTGGAACATAAGTACCGTCGAGGATAACACGCACAATAATATCGGCATTCTGCTTCTTGCCAGCATCGGTGATATTGATGTCTAACTGGTGTTTGTCACTGTTCCATTCAAATAACATAAACATGGCGTCATCAAACAAACTATCAGGCAGCAGCTCGACGGCTTTGGCAGTTGCCTGATCAACACTCGCCTGGGTGGCTTTTTCTTCACCGTCATTAATGCTGGCCAGGTGCAAAGTCTGGCCGCTATCAGCAAGTGCAATTGGATCGTTCCAGAGGATGGGCATGAGTTTTTTTATCCGTGTTAAGGTCGAATCGGGCTGCATGTTACCGCCCCGGGTATGATGCGTAAAGGCACTAGCGCTTGAGCCACGGCGCAGAGGGCTTTATCCTTGGGGGCTGCCAGCGCTTTTTAGTCTGGCTGACGTTTTATTTATCATATTTTCTGATACAGGCTCCGATGTTTATGATCGCTGACAACAGTCCCGTTATCGTTGCTGCAGCAGCAGTTTCTCAAAAAATTACTGATCCTCAAGCCCTGCCTGCCGGTGCTGATGCGATCGACCTGATGGCACAGGCCTGCCAACAGGCTGCTGCATCCATTGATTGCCCTTCATTATTGGCAGCTGTGGATCAAATATCAGTACCTCAGGGATTGTGGCCGTTTAACAACCCGGCAGCAGCCATTGCCCAGCAAATCGGTGCGCCAGCAGCCGCGACATTGTTGGCGAAGATCGGTGTTTTACAGCAGGGGCTGATTTCTGATGCGTGTCGTGCCATTGAATCGGGTGAAAAATCTGTCTGTGTGGTTGCTGGTGGTGAAGCCAAATACCGTGAGCTGATTGCATCCGTCAATAGTGTTGAATTGCCAGTGCGTGATGCACAGCCGGAGCCTGACCGTGTGTGGGAACCTGAGCAGGAGCTTTGGCTTGAATCTGAAAGTACCGCAGGTTTGGGAATGCCGGTGGGTTATTACGCGTTAATGGATAGCGCTTGGCGCCATAAAAACACCCTTGCGGTCGATGAGCATCGTGACGCCGTCGCCGATTTGTATGCCGGTTTCAGCCATATTGCGGCGGATAATGCCGATGCTTGGAAGCGCAAGCCGTTATCGGCCGACAGCATCCGTGATGCCAGTGATGAAAATCCGATGTTGGCGTTTCCGTATACCAAGCGCCATAACACCAGCTGGAATGTCGATCAGGCCTCAGCTGTGATTATCTGCTCCATCGCGAAAGCACGTGAACTCGGTATTGATGAAGCCTTTTGGGTATATCCGGCGGCTTCAACAGAATGTAATCAAATTTTGGCGGTTAGCCAGCGAGCGGATCTCGGTGGTTGTTTAGGGGCAGAAATGGCCGGGCAAGCTGCACTATCGCTTGCAGGTATTGATGCAACGCAACTGGATTTTATTGAGCTGTATAGCTGTTTTCCTATCGCCATGCTGATTTATGCCGATGCATTAGGTCTGCCGCGCGATAAAGACATGACGGTGACCGGGGCGATGCCTTTTGCTGGCGGGCCATTGAATAACTTTGTTATCCAATCGACGGCCAAGATGATTGAAAAGCTGCAGGCTACCCCTGCAAAAGGTGATGCCAAAGGTATCGTAACGACGGTTTCTGGGATGCTGACCAAGCAAGGGTTTGGTGTCTACTCACGTGAACCGGTACCGTATCGTTTTGCTGACGTTACCGATGATGTTATTGCGGTGAACCCGCCTAAAAACGTATTGCCGAACTATGCCGGTTCCGCCACGATCGCTGCGGCAACGGTTTTGTATCAGAAGAATCAGCCAGAGCGTGCTGTGATTATTGCTGACCTTGCTGATGGCAGCCGCTGCCTGGCGTTTTCTCAGGATGCGGCCGTGATGCAGGCGGTGGAAGACGGTAATACAGTGGGCTCAGCCGTGGATATTAACGACCATATCTTTGCGCTCTCAGCGGCGTAATTTGTTGAGGCGCAGGCTTTTTAACCCCGGATTCCCGAGTAAAGAGAATCCGGGGTTTCTGACTAAAGCCAAAACTAATCGCTCTATCTTGAGCGATTAGTGCGCCTTGGTTTCTGCAATCCAGCGGTCGATCACATCAGCAACCCAAGGCTCTTTGATTTCCGGGTCGAAATCTTTACTGAAATACTGGCCCAGCGATTTGCGGTTGACGCCCCAATCGGTTTTTGCCAATCCTTTCATAAACATCCACAGATGCGGCAAAAAGCGTTTGTTGTGTTGTTTGGCATCGCGCCAAACGACTTCCGGCACCAGTACTGTCACGAATAGTTGCGCCACAATCAGCGCTTCAATCATGCCCCAGAACTTCAACCAGTAACTGTTATTGATATGGTTGATCACTTTCAATTTAACAAACGAGTGCTCTAGCTCTTCTGCAATGTGCCACTTCCAGAGCTTGGCCATGTCGTCTTGCATCCCCGAATTATCCAGCACGCCCTGATCGATATGCCCTTCAAAAAAACCAAAGCCGACAAATTCAATAAACGCCGATGATGCCACAGAAACATAGAGTGGAGTTTTACGCTGAATGAAGCGGGTGATTTTTTCGGTCCATTTGCCCGTTGCGACTTTATCCAGCTCGATTTGTTTGTTGACCGGAACATGGGCTTTGGTGTGCTCGATTTCCTGGCGCACAAAGATGTCGACCAATTCTCGCAGGCGGGGTTGGTCGTCTAGACGCGGGTCATCGCGCACTTCGCGCATAGTTTTAATGACATAGCGTTCAAACGGGGGGATTGCTGTGTTCAGTACGTTGTAAAAGATGCGATAAAAATCATCCTCACACCAGTGCTGCGGGATATTCTCGATGTCCAGTTCGATGCGTTTGGATTTCACGGTAGGGCCATTTTTATATTTCTCAGTGATTGAGTATACAGTGTCTACCGATGGGCGTCTCGAGGGTTTAGTGGCCGGTGATGATAGGTGTTCGCCCTTTTAGAATAAACAAAAGCGGTCAAAGTGACCGTTTAAGGGGCGTCAGGCCCGCTTTTGTATTGCTGCTTTGTTGCCTATCCACTGTGCCTCTTACAATGGCCACTCAGAGCACGGGCGAGTCGTGCATTCGGAACCGCGGAAAGAGGAATACGCTATGCATCCATGGGCAAAAATAGGGGGAGGCATCGCCATATTGTCGATTCCCGCGTTGGCATTGGCTGATACAGGTAATCACCAATCCGAGTATGAAATCGTTAATGCCGTCGGTGGTGGTAGCGGCACTGGCGCCGGTACTTGGGAAATTAATCGTACTGAGGATGGTTGGGTTAAGATCCTGATTGAAGATACTGGCGATCAAAAAACGACCTTCACCAACACCCGTGTTACCTCTGAAGTTGCGTTGGAATACGACCCAAATACAGCCACTTGGGTGGGCACCACGAAAGCACTTGAGTGCACCAATAATGGCGGTTTTGTTAACGGCTGTAATTTTGTCACGATTGGCGAAGAAGTGGATCTGTATGAGATCAACGTCTTTCTGGATGAAGACGATAACACCGGTACCGTTTCACAAAAGTCAGATGCCGAGGCATTAGGTGCGGTGACGACAACGACTGTGACTTACACCTTCATGCGCTAATGGTTATTTGAGTCACCCTGTGATTTTTCGGCAGTGTATGCTGCCTTTTTAACGCTGATAGCGATCAGCTTAATTGCCGGCGCACCGCCTTCAGGTAGCGCCGGCTTACCGGTATCAAACGGCCACAAGCCAATTCAATATTACCGCAGCGATTCTGACCCCGTGAAAAACATTGAATGGCACTGGTACGTACGAGATGTTGGCGGTGGCAGCGCAGCATGTCTGGGATTCGACGCTGCAAGGCGGATAGGCTGATGTCTTTGTGGTACAGCCCATCATCATACGTGTGTAGATAAACGGTTCCACCCGCATCGGTATGGGCATGCACTATCGCATTATGTGCAATGCGAAAAAGTTGATTGCCAAACTCACAGCCAATCGTTGCTTCGTCGGCCCTGTGCCGCTGCAAACACCGTTGCAGCATGAGTTTTATGCGATCGACAGATATTGGTTTCAACAGATAATCCAATACCCCGCGAGCCAGCGCTTCGCACGCCGAATCATGGTGTTTGCTGGTAATCACCACCTTGCTGTGTGGAAACGACGGCGACAGCTTCAGTGCCTCGAATCCATTGATAACCGGAAGGTCGGCAGAAATAAAAAGCAGATCTGGGTGATGCTCGCGCACTTGATTCATGCCATCCACGGCATTTTCGGCGTCACTCAAAACGGTCAATCCTGAACATTCTAATTGTTCACACAATGTGTGCCGGGCGAGTGTTTCGTCATCGATAACAATAGCTGTGGTCACCATTCTATTCTCCCACGTCGTCTGCTAGTGACTGGCTCTCGCAGTGAGTGTTCACTGGCGCGGTGTTCACCGTTCGCTTTTGTGATCTAGGTGGCATTTTATCGGAAGTTGACGATGCAACCCGTGGGTATGGCTTGTAGATGGGTGTCCGTTTTTGCCAGCGATTTATTCAATATGTAATGTCGAATACGGCCACGTTCGCCACTGACGTTCATCTCTGACCGGTCGCTGTGGTCTTGATTGTTGCCGGTCACTGGCTGGTACAGAATGACACTGTCTGGCGGGCAAATGCCAGAACCATGATAAAACTAAACCACAAGAGGGATACCATTATGTATCAACTTACACGTTCTTTTATAGGTGCAGCATGTCTTGCTGCTTCATCACTGGCGTTGGCAGCAGACAGTGGCCTACAGACATCCGAATACGACATTGACGGCGGTTTTCTTGGCAGTGGCGGCGGCACCGGATCGGGAACCTGGGGTGTTTCAACATCGCGTAATGGTGATGTAACGATCAGTATTAATGACAGTGGAAATCAAAGAACCACCCTGACGAATACGGTCGTGGCATCGAACATTGTGATGACCAAGCGTGCAGATACTGGTATCTGGAGTGGTACGTCGACACCACGATCTTGTTCGGGTAGCGGCTGTAACTTTGTAAAGCTGGACGTCCCAGTTGAACTGTATGGCATTTTGGTTGAGCTAGATGCCAATAACGTTGGAACAGTTACACAATACTCCGACAACTCCGCTGCTGGTGTCACCGCGAC from BD1-7 clade bacterium encodes the following:
- the btsR_3 gene encoding Transcriptional regulatory protein BtsR; this translates as MVTTAIVIDDETLARHTLCEQLECSGLTVLSDAENAVDGMNQVREHHPDLLFISADLPVINGFEALKLSPSFPHSKVVITSKHHDSACEALARGVLDYLLKPISVDRIKLMLQRCLQRHRADEATIGCEFGNQLFRIAHNAIVHAHTDAGGTVYLHTYDDGLYHKDISLSALQRRIPDMLRCHRQHLVRTSAIQCFSRGQNRCGNIELACGRLIPVSRRYLKAVRRQLS